Part of the Burkholderia sp. FERM BP-3421 genome, CGGCCGAGCTTCTTGGCCTCGGCCTGCAGGTCGCGCCGGGTCAGGTCGACGCCGACGCCATAACCCCATACGTGGTCGAGCGCCGCGGCGGCCGGGATGGCGCGGCCCGCGCGACCGATCGCGATCACGAGTTCGATCTCGTGGTGCAGATCGGCGGTCAGCGGCGGGTAAGGCACGCTGTCGCGCGCGGGCACGATCGCGTCGGCCGGCTTGGTGAAGAAGAAGGGCGGTTCGCGGTCAGGATCGTGGCCCATCTCGCGGGCATGGTCCGCGTAGTTGCGGCCGACGCAGAAGACCCGGCGCACGGGGAAGCGGGACGTGCTTCCGGCGATCTCGACGGAAGGCGCGATGGGCGGCGGCACGGCAAAGTCGGTCATGTTCGGTTCCTGTCTGGTTGGGACATCGGCGCGGCCGGCCCGCGTGGGCCCGCGCGCCGCTCTGCCGTCACGATAGCAAGACTGGGGCGGCGGCACCGCGACGCAAGTGGCTGATTCATGGACATAACTACGCCCCGGGCGGCCCGCCGGCGCTGTTGGCCTCCCGGTAATCCTTCGGCGACAGGCCGACGCGCGCGCGAAAGCGCCGCGAAAAGTACGCTTCGTCGCGAAACCCGACCGACCGCGCGATATCGGTGATGCGCCGCGTCGTGTGCGCGAGCAACGATTGCGCCAGTGCGATGCGGCGATCCGTGACGAGATCGGTGAAGGTGCTGCCGGTTTCCTTGCGGATCAGGTGCGCCAGATAGTTGGGCGACAGGAACGCCGCCTCCGCGGTGCCCGCGAGCGTCAGCTCGCCGTTGGTCAGGTTCGCGCGCACATGGCGCAGCACGCGGGCGAGCGCATCGCGCCGGCCCGCGCGCGGCGCGCCGCCGTGCGTGAGCCGTTCGAGCGGCCCGGCGTATTGCATGCAGACGAGGCCGATCAGCTGCAGCAGGTAGCCGCGCAGCAGCGGCACCGAGCCGAACGTGCGCGCGCGGTCCGCATCGAGCATGCGTTCGGTGAGCCGGCGCGCCTCGTCGAATGCGGCGCCCGTCAGGATGAAATCGAGATGCTCCTGGACGCGGAACGGCGCCAGCTCCGGCGCGCGTTGCGCGGGCAGATCGTCGAGGTCGAGCGGGTCGACGTCGAGGTCGGCGCGCAGGAAGGCCAGCGAGAAATTGACGACCACGAAATGCGCGCCGGGCGGATGCGGGATCAGGTGCTCGCGGTAGGGCGGCACGAACGCGAGCGCGCCGCGCGGAAACGGGCGCGTGACGCCGCCGATGCGCTGCTCGGTGTCGCCGCCCAGGTTGAACTGGATCTGGAAATACGCATGCCGATGAGGCTCGGTGATCGCCTGGCGCGTGGTCTGATCGCGGATGTAGAAATCGAGGCGATCGCTGCGCTCGGGCATCGCGTAGATGCGCGGCTGGGAATCGGAAGACATGACGGTGGTGCGTGAAATGCGTGCGAGTCGCGATGGTACAGCGGTTGCGCTCCGTGCGGGCGGCCTTTGGCCATACCCGGCCACCCGCACGACCCGGGCCCGGGCCGGGCGGGCGTCGCGCGTCTTCCTCCTTGGTCAGTTTCGTAAACTGTATATAATAATCATTCTCATTTACAAACTCGCACCCCGGTCACCTCGGGAACAGACGGCTCATGTCGGCAAACAAACTGCTGCTGCATCAGGAAATCGGCACGCTCTATACCGGCCACCATCGTTGGCTGCACAGCTGGCTGAGCAGGAAGGTGGGGTGCGCGCACCGGGCCGCCGACCTTGCGCACGACACCTTCATGCGGCTGCTCGCGCGCGACGAGCCGATCGACGCCGGTGAGCCGCGCGCGTTCCTGACCACGGTCGCGCAGCGCGTGCTGTTCAACCACTGGCGGCGCGAGCAGGTCGAGCGCGCTTACCTGGATGCGTTGCAGCAACTGCCGGAAGCCCATGCACCTTCGCCCGAGACGCGCGCGATCCTGCTGGAAACCCTGATCGAGATCGACCAGTTGCTCGACGGCCTGCCCGTCGTCGTGAAACGCACGTTCCTGCTGTCCCAGCTTGACGGGCTCACGCACACCGAGATCGCCGCCGAGCTGGGCATCTCGCTGTCGACCGTGAAGCGCCATCTGGTCAAGGCGGGCGCGCAGTGCTTCTTCGCGCTGGCCGCATGAGGACGGCGACATCCTGGCCCAGCGTGCCGCCCGAGGTGGCGCAGCGTGCCGTCGAATGGTGGGTCGAGCTAGGATCGGGGCGCGCCACCGACGCCACCCGCGCAGGCCTCGCGCGCTGGCGCGCGCAGGATCCGCTGCACGAGGCCGCATGGCGTCATATCGAGAAGGTCAACAGCGGGTTCGCCCGGTTCGCCGGCGGGTCCGGCGCCGAGGCGGCCCGCGCCGCGCTGCTCGCGCCCGCGCGGCGCCGGGCGGCGCTCAAGACCCTGAGCGTGCTGCTCGGCGTGGGCGGCGCGGCGTGGATGACCGAACGCAGCACGCCCTGGCAGGCCTGGCGCGCCGACCTGCGCACCGCGGTCGGAGAGCGCCGCGCCGTCACGCTCGCCGACCGGACCGTGCTCACGCTCAATACCGATTCGGCGGTCAATCTCCACTTCGATGCGTTCTCGCGCACCATCCGGCTGGTACGCGGCGAAATCATGGTCGCGAGTGGCCACGATCCGCATGCGCCGGCCCGCCCGTTTTCCGTCGTCACGGAGCAGGGCGCGCTGCAGCCGCTCGGCACGCGCTTCGCGGTGCGCGGACAGGCCGCGACAACCCGGATCGAGGTGTTCCAGGGCGCCGTGCGCGCCACGCCGCACGATGCGCCCGCCGCTGCCCGCGTCGTCGACGCCGGCCAGACCACGCGCTTCACGCGCACCGCGCTCGAACCCGTTGCGCCGCTCGCCGACGACGCGGCGGCCTGGACCGATGGGATGCTGGTCGCGGCCGGCATGCGGCTCGGCGACCTGATCGCCGAGCTGGATCGCTATCGCCCGGGCCGCCTCGACTGCGACGCGGCGGTCGCGGACCTGCGCGTCTCCGGCACCTATCCGCTCGACGACACCGACCGGATCCTCACGGTGCTGCGCGCGACCTTGCCCGTCGGGATCGCGTCGTTCACGCGCTACTGGGTCAGGGTCGTGCCGGCCCGGACCTGAGCCCTATCAAAATATTTTCGGCCGGGGTGAGCTGTTTTTCGATGTTCGCGTGACATGGGAAATGAAAGCAGCACTTCGCCCAACGTCCCATCCGTCACCGATCATGAATTCGTTCATTCGCCTCCCTCCTCGCCGCGCGCCGTGGCGGATCGTCCAGCATCTCGCCGCCGCCGCGCTCGTCTCGGCCCTCGCGCCGCCCGCCGCGTGGGCCTCCCCGGACGGCACACCGTCCGCCGCCGAGCGCGCCGCGCGCCGCGCCTACGCGATCCCGGAAGGTCCGCTCGAAGCGACGCTCAACCGTTTCGGCCGCGAGGCGGGGATCCTGCTCGCGTTCTCGCGCGAACAGGCCGACGGTCTGCGCAGCCCGGGCGTGCGGGGCGAATTCGATACAGCGGCCGCGCTCGACCGGCTGTTGACCGGCACCGGCCTGATCGCGGTGCGCCAGCCCGGCGGCGGCTACACGCTGATCCGGGCCGGCGCGCCGGGGGCGACGACGGGCGGCGTCGCCGCCGAAACCGCGCTGCCCGCGGTCGCCGTACGCGCGAGCGGGCCGCAGGCCGACAGCTATCGGCCCGCCGAAGAGGCGTCGATCACGCGCTCGGACGCGAAGCTTCTCGACACGCCCCAGGCGATCAACGTCGTCCCCGCGCAGGTGCTGCGCGACCAGCGGCCGCGCAACCTCGACGACGCGCTCGCCAACGTGAGCGGCATCACCCAGGGCAACACACTCGCGGGCACCCAGGACACGCTGATGAAGCGCGGCTTCGGGGCGAATCGCGATGGCTCGGTGATGCAGAACGGCATGCCGCTCGTGCAGGGCCGCGCGCTCAACGAGACCACCGACAGCGTCGAGGTGCTCAAGGGGCCGGCGTCGCTGCTGTACGGGATCATGGATCCCGGCGGCGTGATCAACGTCGTCAGCAAGCAGCCGTCGCTGACCCGCTACAACGCGATCTCGGTGCTCGGCTCGACCTACGGCCATGGACGCAACGGCGCGGGCGTGACGTTCGACTCGACCGGCGCGATCGGCGACTCGCGGCTCGCGTACCGGCTCATCGTGAACCAGAGCGACGAGCCGTACTGGCGCAACTTCGGCACCAATCGCGGAACGCTCGTCGCTCCCTCGCTCGCGTGGTACGGCCGGGACACCCAGGTGTCGCTGTCCTACCAGTACCGCACATTCCTGGCGCCGTTCGATCGCGGCACCTCGCTCGATCCGCGCACCAACGCGCCCCTCGATATTCCCGCGCGCCGTCGTCTCGACGAGCCGTTCAACAATATGGAGGGAGAATCGCACCTCGCTCAGCTGATGATCGACCACCGGATCAATCCGGACTGGTCGGTGCATCTCGGCTACAGCTACAACCGCGAGACCTACGACGCGAACCAGCTGCGCATCACCGGCATCAATCCGGGCAAGGGCACGCTCACGCGCAGCAACGACGCGACGCACGGCTCGCTCAGCACCGACAGCTACGGCATCGCGTATGCGAACGGGAAGCTGCGCGTCGCGGGCATGGAGCACGACGTGATGGTCGGCGTCGACAGCGAGTACCGGCGCATTTATCGCGCGGACCTGCTGCGCCAGGCCGTCAAGACGCCGTTCAGCTACCTGAATCCGGTGTACGGCGGCCTGGGCGCGTCGAGCACGGTGTCGGCGGGCGACAGCGACCAGACCGACACGCTGCACGACGCCTCGTTCTTCGTGCAGGACAGCGTGAAGCTCACCGACAAGTGGATCCTGGTCGGCGGCGTGCGCTTCCTGACCTACAACCAGGTGGCGGGCCGAGGCCGGCCGTTCCAGCGCAATACCGATATCGACGGCCGCAAGTGGTTGCCGCGCGCGGGCCTCGTCTACAAGTGGAACGACGCGTTCTCGCTGTACGGCAGCTATACACAGTCGCTGAAACCGAATTCGACGATCGCGCCGCTCGGCTCGAACACCGTGATCGACTCGGCGATGCTGCCGGAACAGTCGACGTCGTGGGAGCTGGGCGGCAAGCTCGACCTGCCGGCCGGCCTGACCGGCACGCTCGCGCTGTTCAACATCGACAAGCGCAACGTGCTCGTGTCGCAATTCAACGACGCCACCAAGCTCACCGACTGGCGCACCGCCGGCAAGGCCCGTTCGCGCGGCGTCGAACTCGACGTGTCCGGCCAGATCGGCGAACGCTGGAACGTGATCGCGAGCTACGCGTACATCGACGCCAAGACCACAGAGGATCCGCTGTACGCGGGCAACCAGCTGTGGAATGTCGCCCGGCACACGGCGTCGCTCGCGGCCGTCTACGACGTCGGCACCGTGTTCGGCGGCGACGATCTGCGGATCGGCGCGGCGGGCCGCTACGTGGGCGCGCGCCCCGGCGATTCCGCGAACAGCTTCACGCTGCCGTCCTACGTGATCGCCGATGCGTTCGCCAGCTACGACACGCGGATCGGCAAGCAGAAGCTGCAGTTCCAGCTCAACGTGAAGAACCTGTTCAACCGCACCTACTACCCGTCGAGCGCGAACCGCTACTTCGTCGCGATCGGCGATGCGCGGCAGGTCTCGTTGCTGACGACCCTGCAGTTCTGAGTCACCGTCCAGCGAGCCGACCAGGAGATTTACCATGTCCGATCATTTCCGTTCCTTCAAACCCTTGCGGCGCGCCTTGCTGCGCGCGGCCGCCGGCGCGGCGCTCGCGTTCCCGGCTGCGCTGCCGCCGGTATACGCGCAGACGCCCGCGCAGCCCGGCGCCGGCAAGCGCGTCGTGATGCTCGTGCAACTGCACGGTCCCGACCTGAAAGTCGACGCGCGCGCGCAGGCGCATCTGGCGGCGCGCGGCTACGTGGTGCGCCTCGTCGACGAGGCGCAGCCGGTCGAGGCCGCCGCCGATGCCGATCTCGTCATCATTTCGTCGACCGTCGCGTCGAAGCACGTCGCGAGCGGCTGGCGCACGCTCGCGAAGCCGCTCGTCACCTGGGAAAACGACCTGCTCGACGATCTCGCGATGACCGGCAAGCGGCACGACGCCGATTTCGGCGAGACCGGGAAGGAGCGTTACCTGTGGATCGTCAACGCGCCGCATCCGATCGCGGCCGGGCTGCGCGCGGGCGCGACCAACGTGTACGGCCGCCAGGCGAGCATGAGCTGGGGCAAGCCGGGGCTCGGCGCGTCGATCATCGCGACCGTCTACGGGCAGCCGGAGAAGGCCGCGATCTTCGCCTACGAGACCGGCGCGACGATGGACTACGAATCGCTCGCGCCCGCGCGCCGGGTGATGCTGTTCCTGAACAACACGACGTTCGAGAACCTGTCGGCGGACGGCCTCATGCTGTTCGACGGCGCGGTGGACTGGGCGGCCGGGCTGCGCTGAGCGGCGCGCCGCTCAACCCGCGCGCCGCGGTGCGCGGGTGGGCTGGGCGAGCGAGCCGAGCGCGAGGACCGCGAAGATCAGCACGCCGGTGGCGACCTGCTGCCAGTAGAAGTTCCAGCCGATCAGCAACAGGCCGTTCGCGGCGAAGGCGAGCAGCAGCACGCCGACGAGCGTGCCGCCGACATTGGGCCGCGCCTGCCTGGACAGCGTCGCGCCGATGAATACCGCGCCGATCGCATTGAGCAGATAGGCATTGCCGGCGAGCGGCGCATAGGCGCGCACGGTCGACGACAGCACGATCCCGGCCACCCCGTCGATCAGTGCGCTCGCAACCAGCACGGCGGCCGTGACCGCGCCGACCGGCAGGCCCGAGTAGCGGGCGACGCCCGGCGCGGCGCCGAGCGCCGCGACCGCGCGTCCGAAGCGCGTATGCGCGAGCGCGACGTAGAGCGCCAGCGCGAGGCCCGCGACGATCCACAGCGGCGCGGCGACGCCGGCCGCGCCGCCATGCGCGAGCGTGTCGAAAACGGGGGGCAGCGCGACGCTCAGCAGGTAGATCGGCTGGCCGCCGTCGGTCGCGAGTTGCTGAATCGTCTGGCCGATGAACAGCGTGCCCAGGGTGGCGAGAAACGGTGCGATGCCGAGCCGCGCAACCAGCACGCTGTTGAATGCACCGACCGCGAGCGCGGCCGCGAGCCCGGCGCAGGCGGCGGGCGCGACGCCCAGGCCGTGCGCGAGCGCGACGACGAACGCGAGGCCCGCGACATCGATCGAGGTGCCGAGCGAGAGGTCGATCGCCCCGATCGACAAGGCGAGCGTCATGCCGAGCGCCGCGATCGCGAGCAGGGCGACGTTGTCGACCAGCACCCGCTCGATGTTGGCGAGCGTCGCAAACCCGGGCGCCGTCGCGGCAAAACCCGCGAGCACGATGAACAGCGCGCCGAGCACCGCGAAGCGGCGCGACTGCGCGAACCAGTCAGCCATCGGC contains:
- a CDS encoding sigma-70 family RNA polymerase sigma factor, with amino-acid sequence MSANKLLLHQEIGTLYTGHHRWLHSWLSRKVGCAHRAADLAHDTFMRLLARDEPIDAGEPRAFLTTVAQRVLFNHWRREQVERAYLDALQQLPEAHAPSPETRAILLETLIEIDQLLDGLPVVVKRTFLLSQLDGLTHTEIAAELGISLSTVKRHLVKAGAQCFFALAA
- a CDS encoding AraC family transcriptional regulator; this translates as MSSDSQPRIYAMPERSDRLDFYIRDQTTRQAITEPHRHAYFQIQFNLGGDTEQRIGGVTRPFPRGALAFVPPYREHLIPHPPGAHFVVVNFSLAFLRADLDVDPLDLDDLPAQRAPELAPFRVQEHLDFILTGAAFDEARRLTERMLDADRARTFGSVPLLRGYLLQLIGLVCMQYAGPLERLTHGGAPRAGRRDALARVLRHVRANLTNGELTLAGTAEAAFLSPNYLAHLIRKETGSTFTDLVTDRRIALAQSLLAHTTRRITDIARSVGFRDEAYFSRRFRARVGLSPKDYREANSAGGPPGA
- a CDS encoding FecR domain-containing protein — its product is MRTATSWPSVPPEVAQRAVEWWVELGSGRATDATRAGLARWRAQDPLHEAAWRHIEKVNSGFARFAGGSGAEAARAALLAPARRRAALKTLSVLLGVGGAAWMTERSTPWQAWRADLRTAVGERRAVTLADRTVLTLNTDSAVNLHFDAFSRTIRLVRGEIMVASGHDPHAPARPFSVVTEQGALQPLGTRFAVRGQAATTRIEVFQGAVRATPHDAPAAARVVDAGQTTRFTRTALEPVAPLADDAAAWTDGMLVAAGMRLGDLIAELDRYRPGRLDCDAAVADLRVSGTYPLDDTDRILTVLRATLPVGIASFTRYWVRVVPART
- a CDS encoding TonB-dependent siderophore receptor, giving the protein MNSFIRLPPRRAPWRIVQHLAAAALVSALAPPAAWASPDGTPSAAERAARRAYAIPEGPLEATLNRFGREAGILLAFSREQADGLRSPGVRGEFDTAAALDRLLTGTGLIAVRQPGGGYTLIRAGAPGATTGGVAAETALPAVAVRASGPQADSYRPAEEASITRSDAKLLDTPQAINVVPAQVLRDQRPRNLDDALANVSGITQGNTLAGTQDTLMKRGFGANRDGSVMQNGMPLVQGRALNETTDSVEVLKGPASLLYGIMDPGGVINVVSKQPSLTRYNAISVLGSTYGHGRNGAGVTFDSTGAIGDSRLAYRLIVNQSDEPYWRNFGTNRGTLVAPSLAWYGRDTQVSLSYQYRTFLAPFDRGTSLDPRTNAPLDIPARRRLDEPFNNMEGESHLAQLMIDHRINPDWSVHLGYSYNRETYDANQLRITGINPGKGTLTRSNDATHGSLSTDSYGIAYANGKLRVAGMEHDVMVGVDSEYRRIYRADLLRQAVKTPFSYLNPVYGGLGASSTVSAGDSDQTDTLHDASFFVQDSVKLTDKWILVGGVRFLTYNQVAGRGRPFQRNTDIDGRKWLPRAGLVYKWNDAFSLYGSYTQSLKPNSTIAPLGSNTVIDSAMLPEQSTSWELGGKLDLPAGLTGTLALFNIDKRNVLVSQFNDATKLTDWRTAGKARSRGVELDVSGQIGERWNVIASYAYIDAKTTEDPLYAGNQLWNVARHTASLAAVYDVGTVFGGDDLRIGAAGRYVGARPGDSANSFTLPSYVIADAFASYDTRIGKQKLQFQLNVKNLFNRTYYPSSANRYFVAIGDARQVSLLTTLQF
- a CDS encoding ABC transporter permease, whose product is MADWFAQSRRFAVLGALFIVLAGFAATAPGFATLANIERVLVDNVALLAIAALGMTLALSIGAIDLSLGTSIDVAGLAFVVALAHGLGVAPAACAGLAAALAVGAFNSVLVARLGIAPFLATLGTLFIGQTIQQLATDGGQPIYLLSVALPPVFDTLAHGGAAGVAAPLWIVAGLALALYVALAHTRFGRAVAALGAAPGVARYSGLPVGAVTAAVLVASALIDGVAGIVLSSTVRAYAPLAGNAYLLNAIGAVFIGATLSRQARPNVGGTLVGVLLLAFAANGLLLIGWNFYWQQVATGVLIFAVLALGSLAQPTRAPRRAG
- a CDS encoding fumarylacetoacetate hydrolase family protein, which gives rise to MTDFAVPPPIAPSVEIAGSTSRFPVRRVFCVGRNYADHAREMGHDPDREPPFFFTKPADAIVPARDSVPYPPLTADLHHEIELVIAIGRAGRAIPAAAALDHVWGYGVGVDLTRRDLQAEAKKLGRPWDWAKGFDASGPLSPLHPAATLGHPSAGRIWLAVNGELRQQGDLADLIWPVADIISHVSRSVELRPGDLIFSGTPAGVGALQPGDRVTGGVDGVDAFEFVLGARAE